Proteins encoded together in one Cellulomonas gilvus ATCC 13127 window:
- a CDS encoding EAL domain-containing protein, whose protein sequence is MARQPIWTAAGALHGFELLYRTHAGQPAGVDRWGEDRQERATASVLQQLSTVPVEGTRAFVNVTRGFLVQDVPLPPHRDRLVLEVVESVPADPRALAGLARLHAAGYRIAIDDFSGTSAQLAMLPYADYVKIDCRDLLRHGMGLVEVARRSGAQVVAERISTQALADRCRAWGFDLLQGNALGAATTVAA, encoded by the coding sequence GTGGCGCGGCAACCGATCTGGACGGCGGCCGGCGCCCTGCACGGCTTCGAGCTGTTGTACCGCACGCACGCCGGTCAGCCGGCCGGGGTGGACCGCTGGGGCGAGGACCGCCAGGAGCGTGCCACGGCCTCGGTGCTGCAGCAGCTCAGCACCGTGCCGGTCGAGGGCACCCGCGCGTTCGTCAACGTCACGCGCGGCTTCCTCGTGCAGGACGTCCCGCTCCCGCCGCACCGCGACCGGCTGGTGCTCGAGGTGGTCGAGTCCGTGCCGGCCGATCCCCGTGCGCTCGCCGGGCTCGCGCGCCTGCACGCCGCCGGGTACCGCATCGCGATCGACGACTTCTCCGGGACCTCCGCACAGCTGGCGATGCTGCCGTACGCGGACTACGTGAAGATCGACTGCCGTGACCTGCTCCGGCACGGCATGGGACTGGTCGAGGTGGCGCGGCGCAGCGGTGCGCAGGTGGTCGCGGAGCGGATCAGCACGCAGGCGCTCGCGGACCGGTGCCGCGCGTGGGGTTTCGACCTCCTGCAGGGCAACGCGCTGGGCGCCGCGACCACCGTCGCGGCCTGA
- the rpsT gene encoding 30S ribosomal protein S20 — protein sequence MANIKSQIKRIKTNEKARLRNKSVKSELKTHIRRVREAVAGGDKDAAATALRTASKKLDKAVSKGVIHANQAANKKSALAKSVNSL from the coding sequence GTGGCGAACATCAAGTCCCAGATCAAGCGCATCAAGACCAACGAGAAGGCGCGTCTGCGCAACAAGTCGGTGAAGTCCGAGCTCAAGACGCACATCCGTCGCGTCCGCGAGGCCGTCGCCGGTGGCGACAAGGACGCGGCTGCGACCGCGCTGCGCACGGCGTCGAAGAAGCTCGACAAGGCCGTGAGCAAGGGCGTGATCCACGCGAACCAGGCCGCGAACAAGAAGTCGGCCCTGGCGAAGTCGGTCAACTCGCTCTGA
- a CDS encoding type II toxin-antitoxin system PemK/MazF family toxin codes for MTSTTSLWSLLRQVRDAVRPPRSGRPPAGRGRTRGTPPAGAPPHVPSSPGAGRAVLPDHVGPVGIGYAPEADGAADPGEIVWTWVPFEEDASRGKDRPVLVVGWDGPVALGLMLTSKDHTRDAAREARYGRVWLDLGAGDWDAQGRESEVRLDRVLRLDPTTVRREGAVLDRARFDLVTSALMQLRTP; via the coding sequence GTGACCTCGACGACGAGCCTCTGGTCGCTGCTGCGGCAGGTCCGCGACGCGGTGCGCCCGCCGCGCTCGGGCCGCCCACCGGCCGGTCGTGGCCGCACGCGCGGCACTCCCCCTGCCGGCGCCCCACCGCACGTCCCGTCGTCTCCGGGCGCGGGACGTGCCGTCCTGCCCGACCACGTGGGGCCGGTCGGGATCGGCTACGCACCCGAGGCGGACGGGGCCGCCGACCCCGGGGAGATCGTCTGGACCTGGGTCCCGTTCGAGGAGGACGCGAGCCGGGGCAAGGACCGGCCCGTGCTCGTGGTGGGCTGGGACGGTCCGGTCGCGCTCGGGCTCATGCTGACGAGCAAGGACCACACGCGGGACGCCGCACGCGAGGCGCGGTACGGCCGGGTCTGGCTCGACCTCGGCGCCGGCGACTGGGACGCCCAGGGGCGCGAGAGCGAGGTGCGGCTCGACCGCGTGCTGCGGCTGGACCCCACGACCGTGCGTCGCGAGGGCGCGGTGCTCGACCGGGCACGGTTCGACCTGGTCACGTCGGCGCTCATGCAGCTGCGCACGCCCTGA
- the lepA gene encoding translation elongation factor 4, producing MSPIPSAAGAARIHPAATAPELLRNFCIIAHIDHGKSTLADRMLQLTGVVDARAMRAQYLDRMDIERERGITIKSQAVRMPWAVADADGTLQPYALNMIDTPGHVDFTYEVSRSLAACEGAVLLVDAAQGIEAQTLANLYLALENDLQIIPVLNKIDLPAAQPEKYAEEIAGLVGGDPADVMKVSGKTGVGVEALLDRIVELIPAPVGDADAPARAMIFDSVYDTYRGVVTYVRVVDGNLNPRERIAMMSTKATHELLEIGVISPEPVPTKGLGVGEVGYLITGVKDVRQSKVGDTVTNAAKPADEALGGYSDPKPMVFSGLYPIDGSDYPALRDALDKLKLNDAALNYEPETSVALGFGFRVGFLGLLHLEIIRERLEREFDLDLISTAPNVVYDVVMEDRSEVHVTNPSEFPGGKIREVREPVVKATILAPSEFVGAIMELCQAKRGDLQGMDYLSEERVEMRYTLPLAEIVFDFFDQLKSRTRGYASLDYEPVGEQVADLVKVDILLQGEQVDAFSAIVHKDKAYGYGVMMTAKLKDLIPRQQFEVPIQAAVGSRVIARETIRAIRKDVLAKCYGGDITRKRKLLEKQKEGKKRMKTIGRVDVPQEAFIAALSSDAAAPKDAKKK from the coding sequence GTGTCCCCGATCCCGAGTGCCGCAGGCGCAGCGCGTATCCACCCTGCCGCCACCGCGCCCGAGCTCCTGCGCAACTTCTGCATCATCGCGCACATCGACCACGGCAAGTCGACGCTGGCCGACCGCATGCTCCAGCTCACGGGCGTCGTGGACGCGCGTGCCATGCGCGCGCAGTACCTCGACCGGATGGACATCGAGCGCGAGCGCGGCATCACCATCAAGTCGCAGGCCGTCCGGATGCCCTGGGCCGTGGCCGACGCGGACGGCACGCTGCAGCCGTATGCGCTCAACATGATCGACACGCCCGGGCACGTCGACTTCACGTACGAGGTCTCGCGCTCGCTCGCCGCGTGCGAGGGGGCCGTGCTGCTGGTCGACGCCGCGCAGGGCATCGAGGCACAGACGCTGGCCAACCTGTACCTGGCCCTCGAGAACGACCTGCAGATCATCCCGGTGCTCAACAAGATCGACCTGCCGGCCGCGCAGCCCGAGAAGTACGCCGAGGAGATCGCGGGCCTGGTGGGCGGCGACCCCGCGGACGTCATGAAGGTCTCGGGCAAGACCGGGGTCGGCGTCGAGGCGCTGCTCGACCGGATCGTCGAGCTCATCCCCGCACCCGTGGGCGACGCCGACGCACCCGCCCGCGCGATGATCTTCGACTCGGTGTACGACACGTACCGCGGCGTCGTGACGTACGTGCGCGTCGTCGACGGGAACCTCAACCCGCGCGAGCGGATCGCGATGATGTCCACCAAGGCGACGCACGAGCTGCTCGAGATCGGCGTCATCAGCCCCGAGCCGGTCCCGACCAAGGGGCTGGGCGTGGGCGAGGTCGGCTACCTCATCACGGGCGTGAAGGACGTGCGGCAGTCCAAGGTCGGCGACACCGTGACCAACGCCGCGAAGCCCGCGGACGAGGCGCTCGGTGGCTACTCCGACCCCAAGCCGATGGTGTTCTCGGGCCTGTACCCGATCGACGGCTCGGACTACCCGGCGCTGCGGGACGCGCTCGACAAGCTCAAGCTCAACGACGCGGCGCTCAACTACGAGCCCGAGACGTCGGTCGCGCTCGGCTTCGGGTTCCGCGTCGGCTTCCTGGGCCTGCTGCACCTCGAGATCATCCGCGAGCGGCTCGAGCGCGAGTTCGACCTGGACCTCATCTCCACGGCCCCGAACGTCGTCTACGACGTGGTCATGGAGGACCGCTCCGAGGTGCACGTCACCAACCCGAGCGAGTTCCCGGGCGGCAAGATCCGCGAGGTGCGCGAGCCCGTGGTCAAGGCGACGATCCTGGCGCCCAGCGAGTTCGTGGGCGCGATCATGGAGCTCTGCCAGGCGAAGCGCGGCGACCTGCAGGGCATGGACTACCTGTCCGAGGAGCGCGTGGAGATGCGGTACACGCTGCCGCTCGCCGAGATCGTGTTCGACTTCTTCGACCAGCTCAAGTCCCGCACGCGCGGCTACGCGAGCCTCGACTACGAGCCCGTCGGCGAGCAGGTCGCGGACCTGGTCAAGGTCGACATCCTGCTGCAGGGCGAGCAGGTCGACGCGTTCAGCGCGATCGTGCACAAGGACAAGGCGTACGGCTACGGCGTCATGATGACCGCCAAGCTCAAGGACCTCATCCCGCGGCAGCAGTTCGAGGTGCCGATCCAGGCGGCCGTCGGCAGCCGCGTGATCGCGCGCGAGACCATCCGCGCCATCCGCAAGGACGTCCTGGCCAAGTGCTACGGCGGCGACATCACGCGCAAGCGCAAGCTGCTCGAGAAGCAGAAGGAGGGCAAGAAGCGCATGAAGACGATCGGCCGGGTCGACGTGCCGCAGGAGGCCTTCATCGCCGCGCTGTCCTCGGACGCCGCCGCGCCCAAGGACGCCAAGAAGAAGTGA
- a CDS encoding circularly permuted type 2 ATP-grasp protein, whose product MADLFDDYPAGVAWDEMLEPSAGPRAAYRQVHAALAQLSAGELRGRADALARSYLTQGVTFDFAGEERPFPLDVVPRVIAGDEWEHVAPGVAQRVRALEAFLADVYGPQNAVADGVLPRSVIVSSTHYHRAVRGIAPPNGVRVHVSGIDLVRDSLDGWRVLEDNVRVPSGVSYVLSNRRAMAQSFPELFAALRIRPVADYPRRLLAALMAAAPAGVDDPTVVVLTPGVFNSAYFEHSLLARTMGVELVEGRDLFCSGGRVWMRTTQGRRRVDVIYRRVDDEFLDPVTFRADSLLGSPGLMTCARNGTVTIANAVGNGVADDKLVYTYVPDLIRYYLGEEPVLANVDTWRLEEPGALEEVLDRLDELVVKPVDGSGGKGLVVGPAASRDELAALRARLIADPRGWIAQPVVQLSTIPTLVEDGLRPRHTDLRPFAINDGTDVWVLPGGLTRVALPEGRLVVNSSQGGGSKDTWVLGDAPPRRATAVPQAHPVPVSNAVPIDANPQDIRAHVMQQQQVGWTVADGARPDVQEETC is encoded by the coding sequence ATGGCGGACCTCTTCGACGACTACCCGGCGGGGGTGGCCTGGGACGAGATGCTCGAGCCGTCCGCCGGACCCCGTGCCGCGTACCGCCAGGTGCACGCCGCGCTCGCGCAGCTGTCCGCGGGTGAGCTGCGTGGCCGGGCCGACGCGCTCGCGCGGTCCTACCTGACGCAGGGCGTGACGTTCGACTTCGCGGGCGAGGAGCGGCCCTTCCCGCTCGACGTGGTGCCGCGGGTCATCGCGGGCGACGAGTGGGAGCACGTCGCCCCGGGCGTCGCGCAGCGCGTGCGTGCGCTCGAGGCGTTCCTGGCCGACGTGTACGGACCGCAGAACGCGGTCGCGGACGGCGTGCTGCCGCGTTCGGTGATCGTCTCCTCGACGCACTACCACCGGGCCGTGCGCGGCATCGCGCCGCCCAACGGCGTGCGCGTGCACGTCTCCGGCATCGACCTGGTGCGCGACTCGCTCGACGGCTGGCGCGTTCTCGAGGACAACGTCCGCGTGCCGAGCGGCGTCAGCTACGTGCTGTCCAACCGGCGCGCCATGGCGCAGTCGTTCCCGGAGCTGTTCGCGGCGCTGCGTATCCGGCCGGTGGCCGACTACCCGCGCCGCCTGCTCGCCGCGCTCATGGCCGCCGCGCCCGCGGGCGTCGACGACCCCACGGTCGTGGTGCTCACGCCCGGCGTGTTCAACAGCGCGTACTTCGAGCACTCGCTGCTCGCCCGGACCATGGGCGTCGAGCTCGTGGAGGGGCGTGACCTGTTCTGCTCGGGCGGGCGCGTGTGGATGCGCACCACGCAGGGCCGGCGCCGGGTCGACGTGATCTACCGGCGCGTGGACGACGAGTTCCTGGACCCCGTCACGTTCCGCGCCGACTCGCTGCTCGGGTCGCCGGGCCTCATGACGTGCGCACGCAACGGCACGGTGACGATCGCCAACGCGGTGGGCAACGGCGTCGCGGACGACAAGCTCGTCTACACGTACGTGCCCGACCTCATCCGGTACTACCTGGGCGAGGAGCCGGTCCTGGCCAACGTGGACACCTGGCGCCTCGAGGAGCCCGGCGCGCTCGAGGAGGTGCTCGACCGGCTCGACGAGCTCGTCGTCAAGCCCGTGGACGGCTCGGGCGGCAAGGGCCTGGTGGTGGGGCCTGCGGCGTCGCGCGACGAGCTCGCGGCGCTGCGGGCGCGGCTCATCGCCGACCCGCGCGGTTGGATCGCCCAGCCGGTGGTCCAGCTCTCGACGATCCCGACGCTCGTCGAGGACGGGCTGCGGCCGCGGCACACCGACCTGCGGCCGTTCGCGATCAACGACGGCACGGATGTGTGGGTCCTGCCCGGCGGTCTGACGCGTGTCGCGCTGCCCGAGGGCAGGCTCGTCGTGAACTCCTCGCAGGGCGGCGGGTCCAAGGACACGTGGGTGCTCGGGGACGCACCGCCGCGACGCGCCACCGCGGTGCCGCAGGCGCACCCGGTGCCCGTGAGCAATGCGGTGCCGATCGACGCGAACCCGCAGGACATCCGCGCGCACGTGATGCAGCAGCAGCAGGTCGGCTGGACCGTCGCGGACGGGGCGCGGCCGGACGTGCAGGAGGAGACGTGCTGA
- a CDS encoding WXG100 family type VII secretion target, translating into MSELTTDLTTIDRAGQVLERQGGHCRAMSTHLEAHGSLHGSLGLVLLALQPLADAALLTGRTVTDTLARVCDTTAYTAGATFTAYVRTDESAFDRLRRLGADLDAGWGGAPPPVGDSPLGPPGASAPESWGSTDSYLWESIGSTQESVTDLIDGARGLLGDVGQWGGAGGPVTEAVDPVSYLVTPVASANVMEDLRWSAGLLLGSVDWVFQELVGYSMLEELIFKPFAGDPRGVEKAAQAWSNVSAALQAVAVNHAHLVSTTVTGWSGAAGDAFRLAMAGISERLMAIAPLFDSVASAMGVVGLLIKGVCAGIGYGIRKLSQMLIEIAAELSVPGVGWGVLLATAYWKVETIFGIVRLVYSLIETLFDAIASFAQAQAQAVASLSIVEDVAEGVFRRAGQASA; encoded by the coding sequence GTGAGCGAGCTGACGACCGACCTGACGACGATCGACCGGGCAGGTCAGGTGCTGGAACGCCAAGGCGGCCACTGCCGGGCGATGAGCACGCACCTGGAGGCGCACGGTTCGCTGCACGGCTCGCTCGGGCTGGTGCTGCTCGCGCTGCAGCCGCTCGCGGACGCCGCGCTGCTGACGGGGCGTACCGTCACCGACACTCTCGCGCGCGTCTGCGACACGACGGCCTACACGGCGGGCGCGACGTTCACGGCGTACGTCCGCACCGACGAGTCCGCGTTCGACCGCCTGCGACGGCTCGGGGCGGACCTCGACGCGGGGTGGGGCGGCGCGCCGCCGCCCGTCGGCGACTCGCCCCTCGGGCCGCCCGGCGCCTCGGCGCCGGAGTCCTGGGGATCGACCGACTCCTACCTGTGGGAGTCGATCGGCTCCACGCAGGAGTCGGTGACCGACCTCATCGACGGCGCCCGCGGCCTGCTCGGCGACGTGGGGCAGTGGGGTGGCGCCGGGGGACCGGTGACGGAGGCGGTCGACCCGGTCTCGTACCTGGTGACGCCCGTGGCGAGCGCGAACGTCATGGAGGACCTGAGGTGGAGCGCGGGGCTGCTGCTCGGCAGCGTCGACTGGGTGTTCCAGGAGCTCGTCGGGTACTCGATGCTCGAGGAGCTGATCTTCAAGCCGTTCGCGGGCGACCCGCGCGGCGTGGAGAAGGCGGCGCAGGCCTGGTCGAACGTGAGCGCGGCGCTGCAGGCCGTCGCCGTGAACCACGCGCACCTCGTGTCGACCACCGTGACCGGCTGGTCCGGCGCGGCGGGCGACGCGTTCCGGCTTGCGATGGCGGGTATCAGCGAGCGGCTCATGGCCATCGCGCCGCTCTTCGACTCGGTCGCCTCCGCCATGGGCGTCGTGGGTCTGCTCATCAAGGGAGTGTGTGCCGGGATCGGTTACGGCATCCGCAAGCTGTCGCAGATGCTCATCGAGATCGCCGCGGAGCTGTCCGTGCCCGGTGTCGGCTGGGGCGTGCTGCTCGCGACCGCCTACTGGAAGGTGGAGACCATCTTCGGCATCGTGCGGCTGGTCTACTCGCTCATCGAGACGCTGTTCGACGCGATCGCGTCGTTCGCGCAGGCGCAGGCGCAGGCGGTCGCGAGCCTGTCGATCGTCGAGGACGTCGCGGAGGGCGTGTTCCGACGCGCGGGGCAGGCCTCCGCGTGA
- a CDS encoding EAL and HDOD domain-containing protein: protein MNDELDDGGLRHLAAAVDEAIPATLRTRWAEHVAAGPVLVGRQGIFTPSGQVVAYELSYRSHDAATAGASAWSARQHERATAHVLSATFGRADLERVAQGRLLFVRCTRAYLVGDLPVPRRPDRLVVEIPDTVEVDGAVLAGVRRLRAEGYRIALPSFVSSAGQRRLLPHADYVKIDVRDLDLEGQPVVALARSYGASPIAEYVETPSAMNHARELGFTLFQGNLLERAGVLDRADARILAD from the coding sequence GTGAACGACGAGCTCGATGACGGCGGTCTCCGCCACCTCGCCGCAGCGGTCGACGAGGCCATCCCGGCGACCCTGCGCACCCGCTGGGCCGAGCACGTCGCGGCCGGTCCCGTCCTGGTCGGCCGGCAGGGCATCTTCACCCCGTCCGGCCAGGTGGTCGCGTACGAGCTGTCCTACCGCTCGCACGACGCGGCGACCGCGGGCGCATCCGCCTGGAGCGCACGCCAGCACGAGCGCGCGACCGCCCACGTGCTGTCGGCGACGTTCGGCCGGGCCGACCTCGAACGCGTCGCGCAGGGCCGTCTGCTGTTCGTCCGGTGCACGCGCGCGTACCTGGTGGGCGACCTGCCCGTCCCCCGCCGCCCCGACCGCCTGGTGGTCGAGATCCCGGACACGGTCGAGGTCGACGGCGCCGTGCTCGCGGGCGTCCGGCGGCTGCGCGCGGAGGGCTACCGGATCGCGCTGCCGTCGTTCGTGAGCAGCGCCGGTCAGCGTCGGCTGCTGCCGCACGCGGACTACGTCAAGATCGACGTGCGCGACCTCGACCTGGAAGGTCAGCCGGTGGTCGCGCTCGCCCGGTCGTACGGCGCGAGCCCGATCGCGGAGTACGTGGAGACGCCCAGCGCCATGAACCACGCGCGCGAGCTCGGCTTCACGTTGTTCCAGGGCAACCTGCTCGAGCGGGCGGGCGTGCTGGACCGCGCGGACGCGCGCATCCTCGCCGACTGA
- a CDS encoding maleylpyruvate isomerase family mycothiol-dependent enzyme — MTQPQPVALDHLDLLTRVQGEFLATIAHVDPRTRIPWCGRWRVRDLVVHLGRIHHWAAGQAARRQETPLGRGPFVLDEFYATHAAELRETLARLGDAPAWTLVGDRPASWWRRRQLHETLVHLWDLRASSGLDVDVEPDAWADTVDEVVTVMQPRQEAMGRMAPLPAPVRLVATDTGRSWLLGAAPVAAAGAAPGTPSAVQVSGTAMQLALLVWRRLGPDAVAVDGPRAALDHALAQSLTP, encoded by the coding sequence ATGACGCAGCCCCAGCCCGTCGCGCTCGACCACCTCGACCTGCTGACCCGCGTGCAGGGCGAGTTCCTGGCCACGATCGCCCACGTGGACCCCCGGACCCGCATCCCGTGGTGCGGCCGCTGGCGCGTGCGGGACCTGGTGGTCCACCTGGGCCGCATCCACCACTGGGCCGCAGGCCAGGCCGCGCGCCGCCAGGAGACGCCGCTCGGACGCGGCCCGTTCGTGCTCGACGAGTTCTACGCGACGCATGCGGCCGAGCTGCGCGAGACGCTCGCCCGGCTCGGGGACGCACCCGCCTGGACGCTCGTCGGGGACCGGCCGGCGTCGTGGTGGCGGCGGCGCCAGCTGCACGAGACGCTCGTCCACCTGTGGGACCTGCGCGCGTCGTCAGGCCTCGACGTGGACGTCGAGCCGGACGCCTGGGCGGACACGGTCGACGAGGTGGTCACCGTCATGCAGCCCCGTCAGGAGGCGATGGGCCGCATGGCCCCGCTGCCGGCACCCGTCCGCCTGGTCGCGACCGACACCGGTCGCTCGTGGCTCCTCGGCGCGGCCCCCGTTGCAGCCGCGGGTGCGGCGCCGGGAACCCCCTCCGCCGTGCAGGTGAGCGGCACGGCCATGCAGCTCGCACTCCTGGTCTGGCGCCGCCTCGGCCCGGACGCGGTCGCGGTGGACGGGCCACGCGCGGCGCTGGACCACGCGCTCGCCCAGTCGCTCACGCCATGA
- a CDS encoding alpha-E domain-containing protein — translation MLSRIAESLFWIGRYVERADDTARLLDVHLQILLEDPWAEEDLACRSLLSVMDRPAPSDDTAVGRRAVLDVLAYDRFSPSSIAGSLVAARENARRAREVISTELWECLNSTWNQLPAHLRPARPHDYFTWVRERAAVVGGIIDATISRDDTWAFMVLGRSIERADMTARLLTTRALAGSGGPGWTTLLRSCGAHEAFLRTYKGTASDERAAGFLLLDRLFPRSIVFALNQADACLSALEPVADRAIVDDARRHIGLVRTNLEYRPLIDVLDALPTEMEQVQRACAAASDAVRGRYFPSALTTTWVGENL, via the coding sequence GTGCTGAGCCGGATCGCCGAGTCGCTGTTCTGGATCGGACGGTACGTCGAGCGCGCCGACGACACGGCGCGGCTGCTCGACGTCCACCTCCAGATCCTGCTCGAGGACCCGTGGGCGGAGGAGGACCTGGCGTGCCGCTCGCTGCTGTCGGTCATGGACCGGCCCGCGCCGTCCGACGACACCGCGGTGGGTCGGCGCGCGGTGCTCGACGTGCTCGCGTACGACCGGTTCTCGCCGTCGTCGATCGCGGGTTCGCTCGTCGCGGCGCGGGAGAACGCGCGGCGCGCGCGTGAGGTCATCTCCACCGAGCTGTGGGAGTGCCTGAACTCGACGTGGAACCAGCTGCCGGCGCACCTGCGGCCCGCGCGGCCGCACGACTACTTCACGTGGGTGCGGGAGCGCGCGGCCGTGGTCGGCGGCATCATCGACGCGACGATCTCGCGCGACGACACGTGGGCCTTCATGGTGCTGGGCCGCTCGATCGAGCGGGCGGACATGACGGCCCGGCTGCTGACGACCCGCGCGCTCGCGGGCTCCGGCGGGCCGGGCTGGACCACGCTGCTGCGCTCGTGCGGTGCGCACGAGGCGTTCCTGCGCACGTACAAGGGCACCGCGTCCGACGAGCGGGCGGCGGGCTTCCTGCTGCTCGACCGCCTGTTCCCGCGGTCGATCGTGTTCGCGCTCAACCAGGCCGACGCGTGCCTGTCGGCCCTCGAACCGGTCGCGGACCGGGCGATCGTCGACGACGCGCGACGGCACATCGGCCTGGTCCGCACCAACCTGGAGTACCGGCCCCTGATCGACGTGCTCGACGCGCTGCCCACCGAGATGGAGCAGGTGCAGCGCGCGTGCGCGGCCGCATCCGACGCGGTGCGCGGCCGCTACTTCCCGTCCGCGCTGACGACCACGTGGGTGGGGGAGAACCTGTGA
- a CDS encoding transglutaminase family protein, which produces MSRLHVVHTSTFRYTAPVQASYNEARMTPVSQAGQTVVSSRLVVLPQTWSHEYRDYWGTAVTAFEVLVPHESMVIRAEHVVEVGEPTPPRQVLDWDGLAAPDVRDRMAEFLADTPTTTPPPELVEVARAATAGLRPAEAAVAVCEAVRDRVEYIPGVTAVHTPATEAWAARAGVCQDVAHLALGALRALGIPARYVSGYLHPTRGGEVGETVTGESHAWVEWWVGDWVAYDPTNRVPAGAHHVVLARGRSYDDVAPLRGVYAGAGSQELDVEVRITRES; this is translated from the coding sequence GTGAGCCGGCTGCACGTGGTGCACACCTCGACGTTCCGCTACACCGCGCCCGTGCAGGCGTCCTACAACGAGGCGCGCATGACGCCCGTGTCGCAGGCGGGTCAGACGGTCGTCTCGTCGCGCCTGGTGGTGCTGCCGCAGACCTGGTCGCACGAGTACCGGGACTACTGGGGCACCGCGGTCACGGCGTTCGAGGTCCTGGTCCCGCACGAGTCGATGGTGATCCGCGCCGAGCACGTCGTGGAGGTCGGCGAGCCGACGCCGCCGCGCCAGGTGCTCGACTGGGACGGCCTGGCCGCGCCCGACGTACGCGACCGGATGGCGGAGTTCCTGGCGGACACGCCGACGACGACGCCGCCGCCCGAGCTGGTGGAGGTCGCGCGGGCCGCGACCGCGGGCCTGCGGCCGGCCGAGGCCGCGGTCGCGGTGTGCGAGGCGGTGCGCGACCGCGTCGAGTACATCCCGGGCGTGACGGCGGTGCACACGCCCGCGACCGAGGCGTGGGCCGCGCGTGCCGGGGTGTGCCAGGACGTCGCGCACCTGGCGCTCGGCGCGCTGCGCGCGCTGGGGATCCCCGCCCGGTACGTGTCCGGCTACCTGCACCCCACACGCGGAGGGGAGGTGGGCGAGACGGTCACGGGTGAGTCGCACGCGTGGGTCGAGTGGTGGGTCGGGGACTGGGTCGCGTACGACCCGACGAACCGCGTGCCGGCCGGCGCGCACCACGTGGTGCTCGCCCGCGGGCGGTCCTACGACGACGTGGCGCCGCTGCGGGGCGTCTACGCGGGGGCCGGTTCGCAGGAGCTCGACGTGGAGGTGCGCATCACGCGGGAGTCGTGA
- the holA gene encoding DNA polymerase III subunit delta — MPAATRSSGARSGARRTAAPGLTWEEAAPAPVVLVRGPEGLLADRATDRVVALARAADPDVEVTRLEGAQYAAGVLGVTTSPSLFAEDKVVVVGGFESGPDELFADVLEYLAAPAPGVVLVLRHGGGVRGKKALEALRAAGVPEIACEAVTSDSDKTAFVTAELRRAGRRADAGAVRALVDAVGSDLRELASACAQLVADTTGMIGVEVVERYYGGRIEASGFRVADAAIAGDAGQAVALLRHALATGLDPVPVVAALAAKLRTLAKVAAVRSRGQAALRELGIAPWQVDKAQRELRRWTPEGLAAAITAVAQADAEVKGESRDPRFAVERAVLRVAAASGL; from the coding sequence GTGCCAGCCGCCACTCGATCCTCCGGAGCGCGCTCGGGTGCGCGCCGCACCGCCGCACCGGGTCTGACCTGGGAGGAGGCCGCTCCGGCGCCCGTGGTGCTGGTGCGCGGACCGGAGGGTCTGCTCGCGGACCGGGCGACGGACCGCGTCGTCGCGCTCGCGCGCGCGGCGGACCCGGACGTGGAGGTCACCCGGCTCGAGGGTGCGCAGTACGCCGCGGGCGTGCTCGGCGTGACCACGAGCCCGTCGCTGTTCGCCGAGGACAAGGTCGTGGTCGTCGGCGGCTTCGAGTCCGGTCCCGACGAGCTGTTCGCGGACGTCCTGGAGTACCTGGCGGCGCCGGCCCCCGGAGTCGTCCTCGTGCTGCGGCACGGCGGCGGTGTGCGCGGCAAGAAGGCCCTCGAGGCCCTGCGCGCGGCGGGCGTGCCCGAGATCGCGTGCGAGGCGGTGACGTCGGACTCGGACAAGACGGCGTTCGTCACCGCCGAGCTGCGCCGGGCGGGCCGACGTGCCGATGCGGGAGCCGTCCGCGCGCTGGTCGACGCGGTGGGCAGCGACCTGCGCGAGCTCGCGTCCGCATGCGCGCAGCTGGTCGCGGACACCACCGGCATGATCGGCGTCGAGGTCGTGGAGCGGTACTACGGCGGTCGCATCGAGGCGTCGGGCTTCCGGGTCGCCGACGCCGCGATCGCGGGTGACGCGGGTCAGGCGGTCGCGCTGCTGCGGCACGCGCTGGCCACCGGTCTGGACCCCGTACCCGTGGTCGCGGCGCTCGCGGCCAAGCTGCGCACGCTCGCCAAGGTCGCCGCGGTCCGCAGCCGTGGGCAGGCGGCGCTGCGCGAGCTCGGCATCGCGCCGTGGCAGGTGGACAAGGCCCAGCGCGAGCTCCGGCGGTGGACGCCCGAGGGGCTCGCGGCCGCGATCACGGCCGTGGCGCAGGCCGACGCCGAGGTCAAGGGCGAGAGCCGCGACCCGCGGTTCGCGGTGGAGCGCGCGGTGCTGCGCGTCGCGGCGGCGTCCGGTCTCTGA